One part of the Arthrobacter sp. EM1 genome encodes these proteins:
- a CDS encoding alpha-ketoacid dehydrogenase subunit beta, giving the protein MTTMTIAKAINEGLRATLTDHPRSLLMGEDIGPLGGVYRVTDGLIAEFGADRVVDTPLAESGIVGTAIGLSLRGYLPICEIQFDGFVFPGFNQITTQLAKMRARSNGNLTVPVVIRIPYGGGIGSIEHHSESPEALFAHTAGLRIITPSNPHDAYWMIQQAVECQDPVIVFEPKRRYWLKGEVDTGSPGASADPFKAHVLREGTDATVVVYGPLVPVALAAANAAAEDGHSVEVIDLRSISPIDFDTVTDSVKKTGRLIVAHEAPTFGGIGGEIAARVSERAFHSLEAPVIRVGGFHMPYPVAKVEEDYLPDIDRILEALDRALSY; this is encoded by the coding sequence ATGACCACCATGACCATTGCCAAGGCCATCAATGAAGGCCTCCGAGCGACGCTGACGGACCACCCCCGGTCCCTGCTGATGGGCGAGGACATTGGGCCCCTGGGCGGCGTATACCGTGTCACCGACGGCCTGATCGCCGAATTCGGTGCCGACCGCGTGGTGGACACCCCGCTGGCGGAGTCCGGCATCGTTGGTACCGCGATCGGGTTGTCCCTGCGCGGGTACCTGCCGATCTGTGAAATCCAGTTCGACGGGTTTGTTTTTCCGGGCTTCAACCAGATCACCACGCAGCTGGCCAAAATGCGTGCCCGCAGCAACGGCAACCTGACGGTACCCGTTGTCATCAGGATCCCTTATGGCGGCGGCATCGGCTCGATCGAACACCACTCGGAGTCCCCGGAGGCATTGTTCGCCCATACCGCCGGACTGCGCATCATCACCCCGTCGAACCCGCACGACGCTTACTGGATGATCCAGCAGGCAGTCGAGTGCCAGGACCCTGTGATTGTTTTCGAACCCAAACGCCGATACTGGCTCAAGGGCGAGGTCGACACCGGTTCCCCCGGCGCCTCCGCAGACCCGTTTAAGGCCCATGTCCTCCGCGAGGGCACGGACGCCACAGTGGTTGTTTACGGCCCGCTGGTGCCGGTGGCCCTCGCGGCTGCCAATGCCGCCGCCGAGGACGGTCACAGCGTCGAGGTGATCGACCTCCGTTCCATTTCGCCAATCGACTTCGACACCGTCACGGACTCCGTTAAGAAGACCGGCCGGCTGATCGTGGCCCACGAGGCTCCCACCTTCGGCGGCATCGGCGGCGAAATCGCGGCCCGGGTCAGTGAACGCGCTTTCCACTCCCTCGAGGCGCCGGTGATCCGCGTCGGCGGCTTCCACATGCCCTACCCGGTGGCCAAGGTGGAGGAAGACTACCTGCCGGACATCGACCGGATCCTTGAGGCACTGGACCGTGCCCTCTCCTACTGA
- the pdhA gene encoding pyruvate dehydrogenase (acetyl-transferring) E1 component subunit alpha, whose amino-acid sequence MGATHLPSTEFDGTDIEDQLEAEAEAHVGDPDEPMVQLLAPDGTLGLDPVYSEYAGRLDPEKLRGFYADMAKIRRFDVEATALQRQGQLALWVPLTGQEAAQIGSGRASQPQDYIFPTYREHGVALTRNVDLAELLRQFRGVSNGGWNPKDTNFHLYTLVLAAQTPHAVGYAMGIQRDQKFAAAAAAANGATSPVPEPKAAVMVYFGDGASSEGDVHESMVFASSYKAPVVFFCQNNHWAISVPSSVQTRVPLADRAKGYGFPGIRVDGNDVIAVHAVTEWALERARQGEGPVLIEAFTYRVGAHTTADDPTKYRESAEESRWRAKDPLERLEKYLRAEGFADDAFFAQVKADGDDLAAYVRKTTHDLETPDIRTAFANTYVEAHPLVAEELAWFEEYSAGFADDSAAPAEGAN is encoded by the coding sequence ATGGGCGCCACACATCTGCCCTCTACCGAGTTCGACGGAACCGACATTGAGGATCAGCTCGAGGCTGAAGCCGAAGCCCACGTGGGGGACCCGGATGAGCCGATGGTGCAGCTCCTCGCCCCTGACGGCACGCTCGGCTTGGATCCCGTCTACTCGGAATACGCCGGGCGGCTCGACCCGGAAAAACTGCGCGGCTTCTACGCCGATATGGCGAAAATCCGCCGCTTCGACGTCGAGGCGACTGCGCTGCAACGCCAGGGCCAGCTGGCCCTCTGGGTTCCCCTCACCGGTCAGGAAGCCGCCCAGATCGGCTCCGGCAGGGCCAGCCAGCCACAGGACTACATCTTCCCCACCTACCGCGAACACGGCGTCGCCCTGACCCGCAACGTGGATCTTGCCGAGCTGCTGCGACAGTTCCGCGGGGTGTCCAACGGTGGCTGGAACCCCAAGGACACCAACTTTCATCTCTACACACTTGTCCTCGCCGCGCAGACTCCGCACGCGGTCGGCTACGCAATGGGAATCCAGCGCGACCAGAAGTTCGCGGCGGCCGCCGCAGCAGCGAACGGGGCAACGTCGCCGGTTCCGGAGCCCAAGGCGGCCGTTATGGTCTATTTCGGCGACGGCGCCAGCTCCGAAGGCGACGTCCATGAATCCATGGTCTTCGCATCCTCATACAAGGCACCCGTCGTTTTTTTCTGCCAGAACAATCACTGGGCGATCTCCGTCCCCAGTTCCGTGCAGACCCGAGTCCCGCTGGCCGACCGGGCCAAAGGCTACGGGTTCCCGGGCATCCGGGTGGACGGAAACGACGTGATCGCCGTCCATGCCGTGACCGAGTGGGCGCTGGAACGTGCCCGCCAGGGCGAAGGCCCGGTGTTGATCGAGGCGTTTACCTACCGTGTCGGCGCGCACACCACGGCTGACGATCCCACGAAGTACCGGGAATCAGCCGAGGAAAGCCGTTGGCGGGCCAAGGATCCGCTGGAGCGGCTGGAGAAGTATCTGCGCGCCGAAGGCTTCGCCGACGACGCATTCTTCGCTCAGGTCAAGGCCGACGGCGACGATCTCGCCGCGTATGTCCGCAAGACCACCCACGACCTGGAAACCCCTGACATCCGGACCGCCTTCGCCAACACCTACGTGGAAGCCCACCCGCTGGTGGCCGAGGAACTGGCCTGGTTCGAGGAGTACAGCGCAGGCTTCGCCGACGATTCGGCGGCCCCGGCAGAAGGTGCCAACTGA
- a CDS encoding histidinol-phosphate transaminase → MTSSDNPAGGIKPRPVVDLLPRYAAGKPPVPVEGLVSYKLSSNENPLPPIPAVQQAIAAQTDFNRYPDPLSSKLRSALAAFLGVPAEDIVTGAGSLGALNQLLTTFAGQNDDGKPDEVIYAWRSFEAYPICVGLAGADSVRIPLTGEGRHDLDAMAAAVTARTRMILLCTPNNPTGPILTTADTERFIKRIPSDVLVVIDEAYQEFVRDEHAVDGIEMYRKYPNVVVLRTFSKAHGLAGLRVGYSVSHPELTQHLRVAATPFAVSQIAETAAVASLQHFGDVVERVQSIVDERDRVTAGLRSLGWFVPEAQGNFVWLDLGPDSTEFAALAGERALSVRAFANEGVRVSIGEADANTRFLELCAIYTKPPRRS, encoded by the coding sequence ATGACTTCATCAGATAACCCGGCTGGGGGCATCAAGCCACGTCCGGTGGTAGACCTCCTTCCCCGCTACGCGGCCGGCAAGCCGCCAGTCCCCGTCGAAGGCCTGGTCAGCTACAAGCTTTCCTCCAATGAAAACCCGCTGCCACCGATTCCTGCAGTGCAGCAGGCCATCGCAGCGCAGACCGATTTCAACCGGTACCCGGATCCTTTGAGCAGCAAGCTGCGCAGCGCCCTCGCTGCCTTCCTTGGCGTCCCAGCGGAGGATATCGTCACCGGAGCCGGCAGCCTCGGCGCGCTGAACCAGCTCCTGACGACCTTCGCGGGGCAGAACGACGACGGCAAGCCCGACGAGGTCATCTACGCCTGGCGCTCCTTCGAGGCCTATCCGATCTGCGTCGGCCTGGCTGGCGCAGACAGCGTCAGGATCCCGCTGACCGGTGAGGGCCGCCACGATCTCGACGCCATGGCCGCAGCGGTGACGGCCCGGACCCGGATGATCCTGCTCTGCACACCGAACAACCCCACCGGGCCGATCCTGACCACCGCGGACACAGAACGTTTCATCAAGCGGATACCCTCGGATGTCCTGGTGGTCATCGATGAGGCTTACCAGGAGTTCGTCCGCGACGAGCACGCCGTCGACGGCATCGAAATGTACCGGAAGTACCCCAACGTTGTTGTCCTGCGGACGTTTTCAAAGGCCCACGGCCTCGCCGGGCTGCGCGTTGGCTACAGCGTGTCCCACCCCGAGCTCACGCAGCACCTGCGCGTAGCCGCCACCCCCTTCGCGGTCTCCCAGATCGCTGAAACAGCCGCCGTGGCATCGCTGCAGCACTTCGGTGATGTTGTAGAAAGGGTACAAAGCATTGTGGACGAACGTGACCGGGTCACGGCCGGGCTGCGGTCACTGGGCTGGTTTGTGCCGGAGGCGCAGGGCAACTTCGTGTGGCTCGACCTCGGTCCCGACAGCACCGAATTTGCCGCCCTGGCAGGGGAGCGGGCCCTCTCCGTCCGGGCGTTCGCCAACGAGGGTGTGCGGGTCAGCATCGGCGAAGCCGACGCCAATACCCGGTTCCTTGAGCTCTGTGCGATCTATACAAAACCGCCACGGCGTTCCTAG
- a CDS encoding phage holin family protein, giving the protein MRSFIVRVIINALALGIACWILTGLNISTAGDDTLSIVLGYLFIGLIFGVVNAVVKPIVSLLSLPITILTLGLFTVVINAGMLYLTSWISSYTAVHFTIDTFFWTAVLAALVISAVSLLASALPALDR; this is encoded by the coding sequence ATGCGCTCATTCATCGTACGCGTCATCATCAATGCCCTGGCCCTTGGAATCGCTTGTTGGATCCTCACCGGCCTGAACATTTCCACCGCAGGCGACGACACCCTCAGCATCGTCCTGGGCTACCTGTTCATCGGCCTGATCTTCGGCGTTGTCAACGCGGTCGTCAAGCCGATCGTCAGCCTCCTGTCATTGCCGATCACCATCCTCACCCTGGGCCTTTTCACCGTGGTTATCAACGCCGGAATGCTCTACCTGACGTCCTGGATCAGCAGCTACACCGCTGTGCATTTCACGATTGATACCTTCTTCTGGACAGCGGTTTTGGCCGCCCTTGTCATCAGCGCAGTTTCGCTCCTTGCGAGCGCCCTCCCCGCGCTCGACCGCTAG
- the purB gene encoding adenylosuccinate lyase has product MPETAATADTRTPSGRLALADSPQQIALGPLDGRYQSAVAPLVDYLSEAALNRDRVAVEVEWLIHLTGNNVLPGAGPLSAAQQEKLRAIVTEFDAGSITELADIEAVTVHDVKAVEYYIGRRLPGIGIEDLTAMVHFGCTSEDINNLSYALGIKGAVEDVWLPAARKLVAQISAMAEENRSVPMLSRTHGQPATPTTLGKELAVIAHRLTRQLDRIARTEYLGKINGATGTYAAHVASVPGADWQHVAKSFVEGLGLSWNPLTTQIESHDWQAELYADVARFNRILHNVCTDIWSYISIGYFVQIPVAGATGSSTMPHKVNPIRFENAEANLEISAGLLDVLGSTLVTSRWQRDLTDSSSQRNIGVAFGHSLLAISNVAKGLDRLKVAEETLAADLDTNWEVLGEAIQMVMRAEAIAGVEGMENPYERLKDLTRGQRVDAARMQEFVQSLGLSPDAEARLLALTPGKYTGIADQLVDHLA; this is encoded by the coding sequence ATGCCTGAAACTGCCGCCACAGCCGATACCCGCACGCCGTCCGGACGCCTGGCCCTCGCCGACTCCCCACAACAGATCGCGCTCGGCCCGCTGGACGGCCGGTACCAGTCCGCCGTCGCGCCGCTGGTCGACTACCTGTCCGAGGCCGCCCTGAACCGTGACCGGGTCGCCGTCGAGGTTGAATGGCTGATTCACTTGACCGGCAACAACGTGCTGCCGGGCGCCGGCCCCCTGAGCGCGGCGCAGCAGGAGAAGCTGCGCGCTATCGTCACCGAATTCGACGCCGGTTCAATCACGGAACTGGCGGACATCGAAGCCGTCACGGTGCACGACGTCAAGGCCGTGGAGTACTACATCGGCCGCCGCCTGCCCGGGATCGGCATCGAGGACCTGACGGCCATGGTGCACTTTGGCTGCACCTCCGAGGACATCAACAACCTCTCCTACGCCCTCGGCATCAAGGGCGCCGTCGAGGACGTCTGGCTGCCCGCCGCCCGCAAGCTCGTTGCGCAGATCAGCGCCATGGCCGAGGAGAACCGGTCCGTGCCGATGCTCTCGCGCACGCACGGCCAGCCGGCAACTCCCACCACGCTCGGCAAGGAACTTGCCGTTATCGCGCACCGCCTGACCCGGCAGCTGGACCGCATCGCCCGGACCGAATACCTCGGAAAAATCAACGGCGCGACCGGCACCTACGCCGCCCATGTCGCCTCCGTACCCGGTGCCGACTGGCAGCACGTTGCCAAGAGCTTTGTTGAGGGCCTGGGCCTGAGCTGGAACCCGCTGACCACCCAGATTGAAAGCCACGACTGGCAGGCGGAGCTGTACGCCGACGTCGCGCGGTTTAACCGGATCCTGCACAACGTTTGCACAGACATCTGGAGCTACATCTCAATTGGCTACTTCGTGCAGATTCCGGTCGCGGGAGCCACCGGATCCTCCACCATGCCGCACAAAGTCAACCCGATCCGCTTCGAAAACGCCGAGGCCAACCTGGAGATCTCCGCCGGGCTGCTGGACGTCCTGGGATCCACCCTGGTCACTTCCCGCTGGCAGCGGGACCTCACGGATTCCTCTTCGCAGCGCAACATTGGTGTGGCGTTCGGCCATTCGCTGCTGGCCATCTCCAACGTCGCGAAGGGCTTGGACCGGCTCAAGGTCGCCGAAGAGACGCTGGCCGCGGACCTCGACACCAACTGGGAAGTCCTGGGTGAGGCCATCCAGATGGTGATGCGGGCGGAAGCGATCGCCGGCGTGGAAGGGATGGAAAACCCCTACGAGCGGCTCAAGGACCTGACCCGCGGGCAGCGAGTCGACGCGGCCCGGATGCAGGAGTTTGTGCAGAGCCTGGGCCTGTCCCCCGACGCCGAAGCCCGGCTGCTCGCGCTGACCCCCGGCAAGTACACCGGAATCGCGGACCAGCTGGTGGACCACCTGGCATGA
- a CDS encoding histidine phosphatase family protein, translated as MRLLLIRHGQTPGNVLGQLDTAHPGPGLTKLGERQAAALARSLAHEQIELLFASTLIRTQITAAPLSTVRGLEIEVLAGLQEIEAGALEKLTDKESHLRYLTTVFEWAAGELDRRMPAGPSGHEFFERYDASIARIADAAAASGGAGAVAVVSHGAAIRAWAGRRAANVAPDFAARHVLANTGIVALEGDPDAGWRLIHWDDSPVGGLALADPTAEDPTGRPR; from the coding sequence ATGAGGCTCCTGCTCATCCGCCACGGCCAGACCCCCGGGAACGTCCTGGGACAACTGGACACCGCCCACCCGGGTCCAGGGCTGACCAAGCTCGGCGAGCGGCAGGCAGCCGCCCTGGCGCGGTCGCTGGCGCATGAGCAGATCGAGCTGCTGTTCGCCTCGACCCTGATCCGCACCCAGATCACGGCTGCGCCGCTGTCGACCGTCCGCGGCCTGGAGATCGAGGTGCTGGCGGGGCTGCAGGAGATCGAGGCAGGGGCGTTGGAGAAGCTCACCGACAAGGAATCTCACCTGCGTTACCTCACTACTGTGTTTGAGTGGGCGGCCGGGGAACTGGACCGCAGGATGCCGGCCGGACCCAGCGGGCACGAGTTCTTCGAGCGCTATGACGCCTCGATCGCACGGATCGCCGACGCGGCCGCGGCGAGCGGCGGCGCCGGGGCGGTGGCCGTGGTCAGCCACGGCGCCGCGATCCGGGCTTGGGCAGGGCGCCGGGCCGCGAACGTGGCGCCGGACTTCGCCGCACGCCATGTCCTCGCCAACACCGGGATCGTGGCGCTGGAAGGGGACCCCGACGCCGGCTGGCGGCTCATCCATTGGGACGACAGTCCCGTGGGCGGCCTGGCCCTGGCGGATCCGACGGCGGAAGACCCCACCGGCCGCCCCCGCTAA
- a CDS encoding GNAT family N-acetyltransferase: MQTNPRLNIRQVTWANPVGADLRAAQQAELDARFGRDDHEPGPPPSEADTAVFLVAHDKASGQPVGCGGLRILDAHTAEIKRLYVLPYTRGSGVASSILAALEAQAHSLGIISITAEAGSVQTDGRQFYENSGFVPVPNFGPYVGVEHSYCYAKGIDSHTAAHTAMA, encoded by the coding sequence ATGCAGACCAACCCGCGGCTCAACATCCGGCAGGTCACTTGGGCCAACCCGGTGGGTGCGGATCTCCGCGCCGCCCAGCAGGCCGAACTCGATGCCCGCTTCGGCCGGGATGACCACGAACCCGGCCCGCCGCCGTCCGAGGCGGACACGGCCGTGTTCCTGGTCGCCCACGACAAGGCCTCCGGCCAGCCGGTGGGCTGCGGCGGCCTGCGCATCCTCGATGCGCACACCGCCGAGATCAAACGGCTCTATGTACTCCCATACACCCGCGGCTCCGGGGTGGCCAGCTCCATCCTTGCGGCACTGGAAGCGCAGGCCCATTCCCTGGGCATCATTTCCATCACCGCGGAGGCAGGCTCGGTCCAGACCGACGGCCGGCAATTCTACGAAAACTCCGGCTTCGTCCCGGTGCCGAACTTCGGCCCGTACGTCGGCGTGGAGCACTCGTATTGTTATGCGAAGGGCATCGACTCGCACACCGCCGCGCACACCGCCATGGCCTGA
- a CDS encoding 4-hydroxybenzoate 3-monooxygenase, whose protein sequence is MAQRRVITTQVAIMGAGPAGLMLSHLLAKQGIESTVIEIRSHQEISETVRAGILEHGSVNMLVDSGVSDRVLRDGDRHDGIELRFNGESHRIDFQDLVGESVWLYPQTDVFLDLAARRQSDGGDVRYGVTDSTIHDLESKPRVWFTDAEGVDWELQADFIVGADGSRSHSRFQIPEAQRTWYFHEYPFAWFGILAEAPRSSDELIYANSENGFALISQRTETVQRMYFQCDPNEDVNNWSDDRIWDAFRSRVNGNGFELKEGPVIDKMVLKFRSFVHAPMRHGKLFLAGDAAHTVPPTGAKGLNLALHDVKVLFEGLDSFYTSGNSVLLDAYSDRALDRVWKAQQFSYWMTSMLHTPVGADDFARARQLGELNSLVASRHGRAYLAEAYTGWPGAH, encoded by the coding sequence ATGGCACAGCGCAGAGTCATCACCACCCAGGTCGCGATCATGGGCGCCGGCCCGGCAGGGCTGATGCTCTCGCACCTGCTGGCCAAACAGGGAATCGAATCCACCGTGATAGAGATCCGCAGCCACCAGGAAATCTCGGAAACCGTCCGTGCGGGCATCCTGGAACACGGTTCCGTGAATATGCTCGTGGACAGCGGCGTCTCGGACCGCGTCCTGCGCGACGGCGACCGGCATGACGGGATCGAACTGCGCTTCAACGGCGAGAGCCACCGCATCGACTTCCAGGACCTCGTTGGGGAGTCGGTCTGGCTCTATCCCCAGACCGATGTTTTCCTCGATCTCGCCGCCCGTCGCCAGAGCGACGGCGGCGATGTCCGCTACGGCGTCACCGACAGCACCATCCACGACCTGGAGAGCAAGCCGAGGGTCTGGTTCACCGATGCCGAGGGAGTGGACTGGGAGCTGCAGGCGGACTTCATCGTAGGCGCGGACGGCTCGCGCAGCCACAGCCGCTTCCAGATTCCGGAGGCGCAGCGCACGTGGTATTTCCACGAGTATCCCTTCGCCTGGTTCGGGATCCTGGCCGAGGCTCCGCGCAGTTCCGATGAACTGATTTACGCCAACTCCGAGAACGGCTTTGCCCTAATCAGCCAGCGGACCGAAACTGTCCAGCGGATGTATTTCCAGTGCGATCCGAACGAGGACGTCAACAACTGGAGCGACGACCGGATCTGGGACGCCTTCCGCAGCCGGGTCAACGGCAACGGCTTTGAGCTTAAGGAGGGCCCGGTCATCGACAAGATGGTCCTGAAGTTCCGCAGCTTTGTGCACGCACCGATGCGGCACGGCAAGCTCTTCCTCGCCGGCGACGCCGCCCACACGGTCCCGCCGACCGGCGCCAAGGGCCTGAACCTGGCGCTGCATGACGTCAAGGTGCTGTTCGAGGGCCTCGACAGCTTCTATACCTCAGGTAACTCCGTGCTCCTGGATGCTTACAGCGACCGGGCCCTGGACCGGGTCTGGAAGGCCCAGCAGTTCTCCTACTGGATGACGTCCATGCTGCACACCCCCGTGGGGGCCGACGATTTCGCCCGCGCCCGGCAGCTCGGCGAACTCAACTCGCTGGTGGCATCGCGCCACGGGCGTGCCTACCTCGCCGAGGCGTACACCGGCTGGCCGGGCGCGCATTAG
- a CDS encoding IclR family transcriptional regulator, whose translation MANSGTGDSVVDRVVRLIAAFPAGVTVLPLSELAQRASLPPSTAHRLVRQLAGHGLLDVGSGGSVRLGLRLWELVNRNSPTVALRQAAMPFMEDIQQVLNQNVNLAVLEGWEALFVERLSRRGSVANRAQIAGRMPVHVSSAGMALMANQPAEVQAGYLEQFNDPAGRVRREELRSLLEETAGHGFAQLAGVVDPDTWGIAVPVRDARNRTVAALGVVVPLREMRLQALVPALQTAARGIGRQLSPAGTTSQFHSAEFL comes from the coding sequence ATGGCTAACTCCGGCACCGGGGACTCCGTGGTGGACCGTGTGGTGCGGCTGATAGCAGCCTTCCCCGCCGGCGTCACAGTTCTCCCGCTCTCCGAGCTGGCGCAGCGGGCCAGCCTGCCGCCGAGCACCGCCCACCGGCTGGTGAGGCAGCTCGCCGGACATGGACTCCTGGATGTGGGCAGCGGCGGTTCCGTCCGGCTGGGCTTGCGCCTGTGGGAGCTGGTGAACCGGAATTCGCCCACCGTGGCCCTCCGCCAGGCGGCCATGCCGTTTATGGAGGACATTCAGCAGGTGCTTAACCAGAACGTGAACCTGGCCGTGCTGGAGGGCTGGGAAGCGCTGTTCGTCGAGCGGCTCTCCCGCCGCGGCTCCGTCGCGAACCGGGCGCAGATCGCAGGCCGTATGCCGGTGCACGTTTCCTCTGCCGGGATGGCACTGATGGCAAACCAGCCGGCCGAGGTCCAGGCCGGGTATCTTGAGCAGTTCAACGATCCTGCCGGCAGGGTCCGGCGGGAGGAACTCCGGAGCCTGCTTGAGGAGACGGCCGGCCACGGTTTTGCGCAGCTGGCCGGAGTTGTGGACCCGGACACGTGGGGGATTGCAGTCCCCGTGCGTGATGCGAGGAACCGCACTGTCGCGGCGCTCGGCGTGGTTGTGCCGCTGCGTGAAATGCGTCTGCAGGCGCTGGTTCCTGCCCTTCAGACGGCCGCCCGCGGGATCGGACGGCAGCTTTCGCCGGCAGGGACGACGTCTCAATTCCATTCAGCGGAATTTCTGTAA
- a CDS encoding ABC transporter permease, whose translation MSAVIAIATVELRRFLRDKSNIFFVFVFPLMLILLLGSQFGAGSGQARVAISGPASELSRALTAELQSAGVAVSTTGADAARSDLSRGRTDVGVFLDNSDAAAFDAGRPTELDVVMASQSSALTVMQQVRTAVLAAGLERSQLAALTGAGIPAERARTALDQAAVQIAAPTVEIVNTNDVAQEFRGLGRFDLGASQQLLLFVFLSSLTGAATLIQARRFGVVGRVMSAPVSSGQIVAGQALGRFAIASVQGGFIMAGTALLFGVDWGNLWLSALVLVIFCAVSAAAAMTVGSVMDNDTAAAGVGVGGGLVLGGLGGCMVPPEFFPEALAAVSFATPHRWAYEAFAAIQRRDGTLADILPQLGVLAGMAAVLLLLGTWLLRRSLNRAL comes from the coding sequence ATGAGCGCCGTGATCGCGATCGCCACTGTGGAACTCCGGCGCTTCCTGCGCGACAAGTCGAACATCTTTTTTGTCTTCGTTTTCCCCCTTATGCTGATCCTGCTGCTTGGTTCGCAATTCGGGGCCGGCAGCGGCCAGGCCAGGGTGGCTATCTCAGGTCCGGCCAGCGAACTTTCCCGGGCCCTGACCGCGGAGCTCCAGTCAGCGGGCGTGGCGGTCTCAACAACGGGGGCTGACGCGGCGAGGTCGGACCTCAGCCGCGGACGCACCGACGTCGGGGTGTTCCTGGATAACTCCGACGCGGCGGCGTTCGACGCCGGACGGCCAACGGAGCTCGACGTCGTGATGGCCTCGCAGTCCTCCGCGCTGACCGTTATGCAGCAGGTCCGCACCGCCGTGCTGGCAGCCGGCCTGGAGCGCAGCCAGCTCGCCGCCCTGACCGGCGCCGGCATCCCGGCCGAGCGGGCCCGGACGGCCCTGGACCAGGCCGCCGTGCAGATAGCGGCGCCGACCGTGGAGATCGTTAATACCAACGACGTTGCGCAGGAGTTCCGCGGGCTGGGCAGGTTCGATCTCGGCGCCTCGCAGCAGTTGCTGCTTTTTGTGTTCCTCAGCTCCCTGACCGGTGCGGCCACCCTCATCCAGGCACGCCGGTTCGGGGTGGTGGGCCGGGTGATGTCCGCCCCGGTTTCCAGTGGCCAGATCGTCGCCGGGCAGGCCCTGGGGCGGTTTGCCATCGCCTCCGTCCAAGGCGGTTTTATCATGGCCGGCACCGCGCTGCTGTTCGGCGTCGACTGGGGCAATCTATGGCTGTCGGCGCTGGTACTGGTGATCTTTTGCGCCGTGTCCGCAGCAGCTGCGATGACGGTGGGCTCGGTGATGGACAACGACACCGCGGCCGCCGGCGTGGGGGTGGGCGGCGGACTGGTCCTCGGCGGACTGGGGGGCTGTATGGTTCCGCCGGAGTTCTTCCCGGAAGCGCTGGCCGCGGTCTCCTTCGCCACGCCGCACCGCTGGGCCTATGAGGCGTTCGCGGCCATCCAGCGCCGTGACGGCACCCTGGCGGATATCCTGCCGCAGCTGGGGGTCCTCGCGGGAATGGCCGCGGTACTGCTCCTGTTGGGCACCTGGCTGCTGCGGCGAAGCCTCAACCGGGCCTTGTAG